A single region of the Solwaraspora sp. WMMD406 genome encodes:
- the rsmI gene encoding 16S rRNA (cytidine(1402)-2'-O)-methyltransferase: protein MSEAQRGSDHGGQQGGDQGEQRRGTLSVVPTPIGNPRDITLRALDVLRTAGLVAAEDTRRARRLLDAHDIDVRVVSCYDHNEQARTKELVAALNAGTDVALISDAGTPLVNDPGYLVVGAALAEGLRVDPLPGASAAVSALVGSGLPANRFLYVGFLPRKSAARRTALTEIAPVAATLIFFEAPHRVVEMLADVREVLGDRSAALVRNLTKSYEEWLRGPLSQVYADLAARDDVKGEVTVVVDGARRRESAGGGVGAGGLDPDRVIELLLGAGLDTRTVRSLAGELTGLHRNEVYDRVSALRLR, encoded by the coding sequence GTGAGTGAGGCGCAGCGGGGGAGCGACCACGGCGGGCAGCAGGGCGGCGACCAGGGCGAGCAGCGGCGCGGCACGTTGTCGGTGGTGCCGACGCCGATCGGCAACCCGCGCGACATCACGCTGCGGGCGTTGGACGTGCTGCGGACCGCCGGGCTGGTCGCCGCCGAGGACACCCGGCGGGCGCGCCGGCTGCTCGACGCGCACGACATCGACGTCCGGGTCGTCAGCTGCTACGACCACAACGAGCAGGCCCGCACCAAGGAGTTGGTCGCCGCGCTGAACGCCGGCACCGACGTGGCGTTGATCTCCGACGCCGGGACGCCGCTGGTCAACGACCCCGGCTACCTGGTGGTCGGGGCGGCGCTCGCCGAAGGGCTACGGGTCGACCCGCTACCCGGTGCCAGCGCCGCGGTGAGCGCGCTGGTCGGCTCCGGGCTGCCGGCCAACCGATTCCTGTACGTCGGGTTCCTGCCCCGCAAGTCGGCCGCCCGCCGGACCGCGTTGACCGAGATCGCCCCGGTGGCCGCCACGTTGATCTTCTTCGAGGCGCCGCACCGGGTGGTGGAGATGCTGGCCGACGTGCGCGAGGTGCTCGGCGACCGGTCGGCGGCGCTGGTGCGCAACCTGACCAAGTCGTACGAGGAGTGGCTGCGTGGCCCGCTGTCGCAGGTGTACGCCGACCTGGCGGCCCGCGACGACGTCAAGGGCGAGGTGACCGTGGTGGTGGACGGTGCCCGGCGGCGCGAGTCGGCCGGTGGCGGGGTGGGGGCAGGGGGGCTCGATCCGGACCGGGTGATCGAGTTGTTGCTCGGTGCCGGGCTGGACACCCGTACGGTGCGGTCGCTGGCGGGGGAGCTGACCGGTCTGCACCGCAACGAGGTCTACGACCGGGTATCGGCGCTGCGTCTGCGGTGA
- a CDS encoding glycoside hydrolase family 9 protein gives MAALTATALTAALPAHAQEEAPEQIVNGTFDDGHEPWWGTPNITLDSSSQQLCADIPGGTVNPWDVIIGQDNVPLVAGETYEYTFFATATPNKIVRALIQLPVDPWTQYMAANPEISVSGNNYTFTFTAPTDLPNAQVAFQIGGSADPWRFCLDDVSLRGGAEPEEYVPDTGPRVRVNQVGYLPKGPKNATLVTDATDPLPWKLYDSGGKVVVNGKTKPYGLDESSGQNVHSITFSRFVRPGTGYTLVADGETSYPFEIGTTFYTQLRADALKFYYTQRSGIEILDELRPGYGRPAGHVGVAPNQGDLSVPCQPGVCDYTLDVSGGWYDAGDHGKYVVNGGISVYQLMNEYERGLRVGQGNSWLQYDGTLDLPESGNQLPDILDEVRWQQEFLLKMQVPAGQPLAGMAHHKIHDAAWTGLPLLPHLDAQLRELHPPSTAATLNLAATAAQAARVFAPYDQDFADRNLDAARTAWAAAMANPEMYADPADAIGGGAYDDVDVTDEFYWAAAELYLTTGESEFRDFVLASPHHTGDIFDERGFGWQWTAPLGRMALATTPNDLPGWWQVRASVIAAADRYLATLKAHPYGIPYAPADNRYDWGSNHQIINNAIVIATAYDLTGKEKYRDAVLQTMDYIFGRNALNISYVTGYGTVSSQNQHSRWYARQLNADLPNPPRGTIAGGPNSSIQDPVAQRLLTGCAPQFCYIDDIESWSTNELTINWNAPLAWIAAFIVDQGRG, from the coding sequence GTGGCGGCGCTGACCGCCACCGCCCTCACCGCCGCTCTTCCCGCCCACGCGCAGGAAGAAGCCCCCGAACAGATCGTCAACGGCACCTTCGACGACGGCCACGAACCCTGGTGGGGCACCCCCAACATCACCCTCGACTCCAGCAGCCAGCAGCTCTGCGCCGACATCCCCGGTGGCACCGTCAACCCGTGGGACGTGATCATCGGCCAGGACAACGTCCCGCTGGTCGCCGGGGAGACGTACGAATACACGTTCTTCGCCACCGCGACCCCCAACAAGATCGTCCGGGCGTTGATCCAACTGCCGGTCGACCCGTGGACCCAGTACATGGCGGCCAACCCCGAAATCAGCGTCTCCGGCAACAACTACACGTTCACCTTCACCGCCCCGACCGACCTGCCCAACGCGCAGGTGGCCTTCCAGATCGGCGGCAGCGCCGACCCGTGGCGGTTCTGCCTCGACGACGTCTCGCTGCGCGGCGGGGCGGAGCCGGAGGAGTACGTGCCGGACACCGGACCCCGGGTACGGGTCAACCAGGTCGGCTACCTGCCGAAGGGGCCGAAGAACGCCACCCTCGTCACCGACGCCACCGACCCGCTGCCCTGGAAGCTGTACGACTCAGGCGGCAAGGTCGTCGTCAACGGCAAGACCAAGCCGTACGGGCTGGACGAGTCCTCCGGACAGAACGTCCACTCGATCACGTTCAGCCGCTTCGTCCGGCCCGGCACCGGCTACACCCTGGTCGCCGACGGCGAGACCAGCTACCCGTTCGAGATCGGCACCACCTTCTACACGCAGCTGCGCGCCGACGCGCTGAAGTTCTACTACACCCAGCGCAGCGGCATCGAGATTCTGGACGAGCTGCGGCCCGGCTACGGCCGCCCGGCCGGACACGTCGGCGTCGCGCCCAACCAGGGTGACCTTTCAGTGCCCTGCCAGCCCGGTGTCTGCGACTACACCCTGGACGTCTCCGGTGGCTGGTACGACGCCGGTGACCACGGCAAGTACGTCGTCAACGGCGGCATCTCCGTCTACCAGCTGATGAACGAGTACGAGCGCGGCCTGCGGGTCGGCCAGGGCAACTCGTGGCTGCAGTACGACGGCACCCTGGACCTGCCGGAGAGCGGCAACCAGCTGCCGGACATCCTCGACGAGGTCCGCTGGCAGCAGGAGTTCCTGCTCAAGATGCAGGTCCCGGCCGGGCAGCCGCTCGCCGGCATGGCCCACCACAAGATCCACGACGCCGCGTGGACCGGTCTGCCGCTGCTGCCGCACCTCGACGCCCAGCTGCGCGAGTTGCACCCGCCGTCGACCGCCGCCACGCTCAACCTGGCGGCCACCGCCGCCCAGGCGGCGCGGGTGTTCGCGCCGTACGACCAGGACTTCGCCGACCGTAACCTGGACGCGGCCCGGACCGCGTGGGCGGCGGCCATGGCCAACCCGGAGATGTACGCCGATCCGGCGGACGCCATCGGCGGCGGCGCGTACGACGACGTCGACGTCACCGACGAGTTCTACTGGGCGGCGGCCGAGCTCTACCTGACCACCGGGGAGAGCGAGTTCCGCGACTTCGTGCTCGCCTCGCCGCACCACACCGGTGACATCTTCGACGAACGTGGCTTCGGCTGGCAGTGGACCGCGCCGCTGGGGCGGATGGCGCTGGCCACGACGCCAAACGACCTGCCGGGCTGGTGGCAGGTACGGGCGTCGGTGATCGCGGCGGCGGACCGCTACCTGGCCACGCTCAAGGCCCACCCGTACGGCATCCCGTACGCCCCGGCGGACAACCGCTACGACTGGGGTTCCAACCACCAGATCATCAACAACGCGATCGTGATCGCCACCGCGTACGACCTGACCGGCAAGGAGAAGTACCGGGACGCGGTGCTGCAGACGATGGACTACATCTTCGGCCGCAACGCGCTCAACATCTCCTACGTCACCGGCTACGGCACGGTGTCGTCGCAGAACCAGCACTCCCGCTGGTACGCCCGGCAGCTCAACGCGGACCTGCCGAACCCGCCGCGCGGCACCATCGCCGGTGGTCCGAACTCGTCCATCCAGGACCCGGTGGCGCAGCGGCTGCTGACCGGCTGCGCGCCGCAGTTCTGCTACATCGACGACATCGAGTCCTGGTCCACCAACGAGCTGACCATCAACTGGAACGCGCCGTTGGCCTGGATCGCGGCCTTCATCGTCGACCAGGGTCGCGGCTGA